From Plasmodium brasilianum strain Bolivian I chromosome Unknown PB_00_03, whole genome shotgun sequence, a single genomic window includes:
- a CDS encoding uncharacterized protein (Plasmodium exported protein) — MEQNFVQYLLIKTAVFILLFWICHFKDDMRSTYDNSKFIIKLDVRLCRIMAAHKKEKHSNIKCIKKEIKNNGEYKKMESSNTKTGITVKNKRLDKIYYKNLVSYMANADFKYLRKNMKKKVFQICVLASVHILLGILLIVLKKLNYLKDVELSGRLYLSHLGCVIFMYIVILSMFYFYKKFQTYIKLTRIKADIYNTAYPSFRKVDLYKD, encoded by the exons ATGGAGCAAAATTTTGtgcaatatttattaattaaaactgcggtatttatccttttattttGGATATGTCATTTTAAGGATGATATG AGATCCACATATGATAAttctaaatttattataaaattagatGTGAGATTGTGTCGAATAATGGCGGCacataaaaaggaaaaacattcaaatattaaatgtataaagaaggaaataaaaaataatggagaatacaaaaaaatggaatCATCTAATACTAAAACGGGAATCacagtaaaaaataaaaggctagacaaaatatattataaaaatttagttAGTTATATGGCAAATGCTGATTTTAagtatttaagaaaaaatatgaaaaaaaaagtatttcaGATTTGTGTTTTAGCTAGCGTCCATATACTACTTGGAATACTACtaattgttttaaaaaaattaaattatttaaaagatgTAGAGTTATCTGGTAGATTATATTTATCACATCTAGGATGTGTgatattcatgtatatagttatattaagtatgttttatttttacaaaaaatttcaaacatatataaagttaACACGTATAAAAgctgatatatataatacggCATATCCTTCGTTCCGTAAAGTAGACTTATATAAAGATTAA